A part of Anaerolineales bacterium genomic DNA contains:
- a CDS encoding NAD-dependent epimerase: MEFTVSDRLLITGASGLVGANLVRALLAQGRNVRALIHHDHRALDGLDVETISADVRDQASLERAMAGIEVVYHLAGSISLEMDSGSEMMEINTIGTRLVVNACMKCGVQRLIHFSTIDALKKDSLGTPVDEEQPLIDADLTDDELARIPPYDLSKARAEREVLAGIGRGLDAVIVRPTAMLGPYDFKPSLIGQALLQLANGKIPALVKAGFDWVDVRDVVAGVMRAERDAPAGSSYMLGGNWHTLREVAVMAAAFSQRSAPRLTVPFWLADLFAPVMLKLASFNNTHPIYTRVTLEALRGDRHVSSARAERELGYTARRLSETVRDTLTWFQEQGYLRGGTP, translated from the coding sequence GTGGAGTTCACTGTGAGTGACCGGCTGCTTATAACAGGAGCTTCAGGGCTGGTTGGGGCGAACCTTGTCCGTGCACTATTAGCGCAGGGCAGGAATGTACGTGCCTTGATCCATCATGATCACCGAGCTCTGGATGGTTTAGATGTGGAAACCATTTCCGCAGACGTGCGTGACCAGGCATCTCTGGAGCGTGCAATGGCTGGGATTGAGGTAGTCTATCATCTGGCTGGGTCAATCTCTTTGGAGATGGATAGTGGGTCGGAGATGATGGAGATCAATACCATTGGCACTCGCCTTGTGGTGAATGCGTGCATGAAATGCGGCGTGCAGCGCCTGATACACTTCAGCACGATAGACGCTTTAAAAAAGGATAGCCTGGGTACACCCGTGGACGAGGAACAACCGCTAATCGATGCAGATCTCACTGATGATGAGTTAGCACGCATCCCGCCCTATGATTTATCGAAGGCGCGGGCCGAGCGCGAGGTGCTGGCAGGGATTGGGCGTGGATTGGACGCAGTGATTGTGCGACCCACCGCTATGCTTGGGCCATATGATTTTAAGCCCTCACTTATCGGACAAGCATTGCTGCAATTGGCTAACGGGAAGATACCTGCCCTGGTTAAAGCTGGTTTCGATTGGGTCGATGTGCGCGATGTAGTGGCGGGAGTTATGCGGGCTGAACGAGACGCTCCAGCGGGGTCATCTTACATGCTGGGTGGAAATTGGCACACCCTCAGAGAGGTGGCAGTGATGGCAGCAGCTTTCTCACAGCGAAGCGCGCCGCGACTCACCGTGCCTTTCTGGCTGGCAGATTTATTCGCCCCGGTGATGTTAAAGCTGGCAAGCTTTAATAACACACATCCGATTTATACCCGCGTCACCCTCGAAGCCCTGCGCGGTGATCGGCATGTAAGTTCAGCCCGGGCTGAACGCGAGCTGGGTTACACAGCTCGTCGATTATCTGAGACGGTGCGGGATACGCTCACCTGGTTCCAGGAACAGGGCTACTTGCGAGGAGGTACACCTTGA
- a CDS encoding 3-oxo-5-alpha-steroid 4-dehydrogenase: MIPNHLSWMIMETPSVVLFAVLFAMGNAPKNLPILVFFVLWELHYIHRAFIYPWTIRDGRKKMPVVVIMLGFAFNIGNSYANGHYLFTHSGGYPSSWVLDYRFLGGTSLFLAGLVINRWADTKLRALRKPGEVSYSIPNGGLFNWISCPNYLGEIIEWTGWALATWCLPGLAFAVWTFANLAPRARSHHAWYHANFPEYPQQRKALIPWVW; this comes from the coding sequence ATGATCCCGAACCACCTCAGCTGGATGATCATGGAAACCCCGTCAGTGGTCTTGTTTGCCGTGTTATTCGCCATGGGCAACGCCCCAAAAAATCTGCCCATCCTGGTGTTTTTTGTACTTTGGGAGCTGCACTACATACACCGAGCCTTCATCTATCCCTGGACCATTCGGGATGGTCGCAAAAAGATGCCCGTTGTGGTGATTATGTTGGGATTTGCCTTCAATATTGGCAACTCATACGCAAATGGGCATTACCTGTTCACCCATTCAGGTGGGTACCCGTCGAGCTGGGTGCTGGATTATCGCTTCCTAGGCGGAACGAGCTTGTTTCTGGCAGGCTTAGTTATTAACCGCTGGGCAGACACAAAACTACGTGCGCTGCGCAAGCCAGGTGAGGTGAGCTACAGCATCCCCAATGGCGGCTTGTTTAACTGGATTTCCTGCCCGAACTATCTGGGTGAAATCATCGAGTGGACCGGCTGGGCTCTGGCCACCTGGTGTTTACCAGGCCTGGCTTTTGCGGTATGGACGTTTGCCAACCTCGCTCCACGTGCTCGCTCTCACCACGCCTGGTATCATGCTAACTTCCCGGAGTACCCGCAGCAACGTAAAGCCCTGATCCCCTGGGTCTGGTAG
- a CDS encoding divalent metal cation transporter, whose amino-acid sequence MAKEKPAPAELSKTEKAAALILSGKSKKRGLARLMPFMGPAFIASVAYMDPGNFATNIQGGAKFGYTLLWVIVATNLMAMLIQTLSAKLGIASGKNLAELCRESFPRPVVIVMWILMEIVAMATDLAEFLGAALGFYLLLGIPLWIAGIITAIVTFIILGLERYGFRPLEAVITALIAVISVSYLIETILVHPDWKQVAYHAVVPQFAGPESVLLAAGILGATVMPHVIFLHSALTQKRIVVRTPAKLRQLFKFEVTDVVVAMGVAGLINAGMLIVAASTFYRTGLVNVGTIQEAHQTLQPLLGKASSFFFALALLASGLSSSSVGTMAGQVIMQGFLHAEIPVWIRRVVTMVPSLLVIFIGLDPTRTLVISQVVLSFGLPFAVIPLILFTSRRKIMKVLVNHQITTMVASLVAIVIVALNIYLLVQIFSGK is encoded by the coding sequence ATGGCAAAAGAAAAACCTGCTCCTGCTGAGTTGAGTAAGACCGAAAAGGCTGCCGCACTCATCCTTTCAGGGAAGAGCAAGAAACGTGGTCTGGCACGCCTGATGCCATTTATGGGCCCGGCTTTCATTGCCAGTGTGGCCTACATGGACCCGGGGAATTTCGCCACCAACATCCAGGGCGGGGCGAAGTTCGGGTATACGCTGCTATGGGTGATCGTGGCCACCAACCTGATGGCTATGCTCATCCAGACCCTCTCCGCCAAGCTGGGCATTGCCAGCGGGAAGAACCTGGCTGAGCTGTGCCGTGAAAGCTTTCCCCGCCCGGTGGTCATCGTCATGTGGATCCTGATGGAAATCGTAGCCATGGCCACCGACCTGGCCGAATTCCTGGGTGCGGCGCTGGGTTTCTACCTTTTGCTTGGCATTCCCTTGTGGATCGCGGGTATTATCACTGCCATTGTCACCTTTATCATCCTTGGGTTGGAGCGCTACGGTTTCCGGCCGCTTGAGGCGGTTATCACAGCTTTAATTGCCGTGATCTCCGTAAGCTACCTGATTGAGACCATCCTGGTTCATCCAGATTGGAAACAGGTCGCGTACCATGCGGTGGTGCCCCAATTTGCTGGTCCAGAAAGCGTGTTGCTGGCTGCGGGCATCTTAGGCGCAACGGTGATGCCGCATGTGATCTTTCTGCATTCTGCCCTGACCCAAAAGAGGATCGTGGTACGGACACCTGCTAAGCTGCGCCAGTTGTTTAAATTTGAGGTAACTGACGTGGTGGTCGCCATGGGGGTAGCCGGCTTGATCAATGCCGGCATGCTGATTGTGGCGGCTTCCACGTTTTACCGCACAGGCCTGGTCAATGTCGGTACCATTCAAGAAGCACACCAAACCCTGCAACCCTTGTTAGGCAAAGCCTCCAGTTTCTTTTTCGCTTTAGCGTTGCTGGCTTCTGGCTTATCGTCCTCATCGGTGGGGACCATGGCCGGCCAGGTCATCATGCAGGGCTTTTTGCATGCCGAGATACCCGTTTGGATCCGCCGCGTGGTGACCATGGTTCCATCGCTGCTGGTGATTTTTATTGGGTTGGACCCCACCCGCACCCTAGTCATCAGCCAGGTGGTGTTGAGTTTTGGATTGCCCTTCGCGGTAATCCCCCTGATCCTGTTCACCTCCAGGCGAAAAATTATGAAGGTGCTGGTCAACCACCAGATCACTACCATGGTGGCGAGCCTGGTAGCAATCGTGATAGTTGCGTTGAATATTTACCTGCTCGTGCAGATATTTTCAGGAAAATGA
- a CDS encoding ATP-dependent protease, whose protein sequence is MVNELKAEQAYKVCGKENIGCDSSQELSPLETIVGQDRAIRAMQFGLGIKEKGFNIYVSGMPGTGRTTAVRRYLEEMAATKPVPMDWCYVNNFEDAYHPHALSLPAGRAVELQKGMEHLTKLVFQEVRNVFESEEYAKHKDEELKKFQQQKQQILEQVSQQANLEGFMLQPTPMGVVTVPTRNNKPMSEEDFMKLSQKDKEALLQKQQKVQSALEASIRQSKLLDKDAMEAVDQLDKQIAAYALRSWFDDMQQKFADLPEVTQFIEAVQADLLDQVELFKTDGQEETPALPFMSQPKTLPVKKYAVNILVDNSRQKGAPVIVETNPTHENLFGRIEQEARFGALVTDFTLVRGGALHRANGGYIVLPVEDVLRSPFAWEDLSHALANAKIEVGDATEKFGFSTKSLKPEPIPLDIKVILIGSPDVFQLLMTYEGHFSELFKVKAEFDISMDRTPEHTREYAGFATMLCNLEQLRHLDGTALARLVEHGSRLAEDQEKLSTRFSEISDVIREANYYAGLDGVKTISAQHIRKTIEERYYRSNLIQERLQEMIQRKVIKIDISGKKVGQINGLSVLGLGDISFGQPNRITVSLSLGREGVVNIEREAKLSGPIHTKGVLILSGYMAGRYAKDKPLSLSARIVFEQSYGGIEGDSASSTELYALLSALSNLPINQAIAVTGSVNQNGEVQAIGGANEKIEGYFEICKAAGLTSEQGVMLPASNVANLMLKEEVVEAIREGKFHLWPVSTIDEGIEVLTGVRGGERLPDGKFEPETVNALVDQRLREMAEALQRFGKQDNNKSQEAAKNNDAG, encoded by the coding sequence ATGGTAAACGAATTAAAAGCGGAGCAGGCCTATAAAGTATGTGGAAAAGAAAACATTGGTTGCGATTCCAGCCAGGAGTTATCCCCACTGGAAACCATTGTCGGTCAAGACCGTGCCATCCGCGCCATGCAATTCGGGTTGGGCATCAAGGAGAAAGGTTTTAATATATACGTCTCTGGCATGCCGGGCACCGGGCGAACAACCGCCGTGAGGCGATACCTTGAAGAAATGGCTGCCACAAAACCGGTGCCTATGGACTGGTGTTATGTCAACAATTTCGAGGATGCTTATCACCCACACGCATTGAGCCTTCCCGCCGGTCGGGCAGTTGAGCTTCAGAAGGGCATGGAGCACCTCACCAAGCTGGTCTTCCAGGAAGTACGTAATGTCTTCGAGAGCGAAGAATACGCCAAGCACAAGGATGAAGAGTTAAAAAAGTTCCAGCAGCAAAAGCAGCAGATCCTGGAGCAGGTCAGCCAACAAGCCAACCTGGAGGGTTTCATGCTACAACCGACCCCCATGGGGGTGGTGACCGTACCGACGCGTAACAACAAACCTATGAGCGAAGAAGATTTCATGAAGTTATCCCAAAAGGATAAGGAAGCCCTGCTCCAAAAGCAACAAAAGGTGCAGAGTGCGCTTGAGGCGTCGATCCGCCAGTCCAAGCTCCTCGATAAGGATGCTATGGAAGCTGTCGACCAGCTCGACAAGCAAATTGCCGCGTATGCCTTGCGTAGCTGGTTCGATGACATGCAGCAAAAGTTTGCAGACCTGCCAGAAGTGACTCAATTTATTGAAGCAGTTCAAGCAGACTTGCTTGATCAGGTGGAGTTGTTCAAGACAGACGGGCAAGAGGAAACCCCTGCGTTACCCTTTATGTCCCAACCCAAGACTTTGCCAGTCAAGAAGTATGCGGTAAATATCCTGGTGGATAATTCCAGGCAGAAGGGTGCACCGGTCATCGTCGAGACCAACCCCACCCACGAAAACCTGTTTGGCAGGATCGAGCAGGAAGCTCGCTTTGGTGCCCTGGTGACAGATTTTACATTGGTGCGGGGTGGAGCCCTGCACCGGGCCAATGGCGGCTATATCGTCCTCCCTGTTGAAGACGTGCTACGCAGCCCATTCGCCTGGGAGGATTTAAGCCACGCCCTGGCAAACGCCAAGATCGAGGTTGGCGATGCCACGGAAAAGTTTGGGTTTTCCACCAAGAGCTTGAAACCTGAGCCGATCCCGCTGGATATCAAGGTAATCTTGATTGGTAGCCCGGATGTTTTCCAGCTATTAATGACCTATGAAGGGCATTTCTCTGAGTTATTCAAGGTGAAGGCGGAGTTCGATATCTCCATGGACCGTACCCCGGAGCACACGCGTGAGTATGCCGGTTTTGCCACCATGCTGTGCAATCTTGAGCAGCTCAGGCACCTGGACGGCACTGCCCTGGCGCGCCTGGTGGAGCACGGCTCACGCCTGGCTGAAGACCAGGAGAAGCTCTCCACCCGTTTCAGCGAAATCTCGGATGTGATCCGGGAAGCGAATTACTATGCCGGTTTGGATGGGGTAAAAACGATCTCAGCTCAGCATATTCGCAAGACCATCGAAGAGCGCTACTACCGTTCGAACCTGATCCAGGAACGCCTGCAGGAGATGATCCAGCGCAAGGTGATCAAGATCGACATCTCTGGCAAAAAAGTCGGCCAGATCAATGGGCTCTCCGTGCTGGGGCTGGGGGATATCAGCTTTGGCCAACCCAACCGGATCACGGTCAGCCTCAGCCTGGGCAGGGAAGGCGTGGTGAATATCGAGCGCGAAGCCAAGCTTTCCGGCCCGATACATACCAAGGGTGTATTGATCCTTTCGGGATACATGGCCGGGCGATACGCCAAGGATAAGCCGCTCAGCCTGTCAGCCCGGATCGTGTTTGAGCAGAGCTATGGCGGCATCGAGGGTGATAGCGCTTCGAGCACCGAATTGTATGCCCTACTCTCAGCCTTATCGAACCTGCCCATCAACCAGGCAATTGCGGTAACCGGCTCCGTCAACCAGAACGGCGAAGTTCAGGCCATCGGTGGAGCCAACGAGAAGATTGAAGGATATTTCGAGATTTGCAAGGCAGCAGGCCTGACCAGCGAGCAAGGCGTGATGTTGCCAGCCAGCAATGTGGCAAACTTGATGCTCAAAGAAGAAGTGGTGGAAGCCATCCGTGAGGGTAAATTTCACCTGTGGCCGGTGAGTACGATCGATGAAGGGATTGAAGTTTTGACAGGTGTGAGGGGGGGCGAGCGCCTGCCGGATGGAAAATTTGAGCCTGAGACAGTGAATGCCCTGGTCGATCAGCGCCTGCGTGAGATGGCGGAAGCCCTGCAGCGATTTGGGAAGCAAGATAACAACAAGAGTCAGGAAGCAGCTAAAAACAATGACGCAGGTTGA